From the Rhinoderma darwinii isolate aRhiDar2 chromosome 12, aRhiDar2.hap1, whole genome shotgun sequence genome, one window contains:
- the DICER1 gene encoding endoribonuclease Dicer isoform X2: MAGLQLLTPASSPMGPFFGLPWQQEAIHDNIYTPRKYQVELLEAALDHNTIVCLNSGSGKTFIAVLLTKELSYQIRGNFNKVAKRTVFLVNSAKQVVQQVSAVRTHSDLKVGEYSSLDVVESWSKEKWNEEFVAHQILVMTCHIFLHVLKSESLSLSEINLLVFDECHLAIQDHPYREIMKICEGCQTCPRILGLTASILNGKCDPRDLKEKIQKLEEILKSNAETATDLVVLDRYASQPCEIVLDCGPYHDKSGLYQRLLSEVDEALHFLEDCNIPILSKERDSTSISKQILSDCQAVLLVLGPWCADKVAGMMVRELQKYIKHEQEELHRKFLLFTDTILRKIHALCEEHFSPASLDLKFVTPKVIKLLEILRKYKPYERQQFESVEWYNNRNQDNYVSWSDSEEDDDEDEEIEEKEKTETSFPSPFTNILCGIIFVERRYTAVVLNRLIKEAGKQDPELAYISSNFITGHGIGKNQPRNKQMEVEFRKQEEVLRKFRAHETNLLIATSIVEEGVDIPKCNLVVRFDLPSEYRSYVQSKGRARAPISNYIMLADTDRIKGFEEDLKTYKAIEKILRNKCSKSMDCGDTESDPVVDDDGIFPPYVLRQDDGSPRVTLNNAIGHINRYCARLPSDPFTHLAPKCKSREASGGLYQSTLYLPINSPLRAPIVGPSMNCARLAERAVALICCKMLHQIGELDDHLMPVGKETVKYEEELDLHDEEETSVPGRPGSTKRRQCYPKAIPECLRNSYPKPGQPCYLYVIGMVLTTPLPDELNFRRRKLYPPEDSTRCFGILTAKPIPQIPHFPVYTRSGEVTISIELKKSGFTLTLQQLELITRLHQYIFSHILRLEKPALEFKPTAADAAYCVLPLNVVNDCGTLDIDFTFVEDIEKSEARTGIPSTQYSAENTFIFKLEDYQDAVIIPRYRNFDQPHRFYVADVYTDLTPLSKFPSPEYETFAEYYKTKYNLDLTNLNQPLLDVDHTSSRLNLLTPRHLNQKGKALPLSSAEKRKAKWESLQNKQILVPELCAIHPIPASLWRKAVCLPSILYRLHCLLTAEELRAQTAIDAGVGVMALPEDFRYPNLDFGWKRSIDSKTFISSLNPLISDPGSDCKLGASAVPDHGAKLEAPAENHDQMPVNCSAPCPKSPSILQASHASGQ; this comes from the exons ATGGCCGGCCTGCAGCTCCTGACCCCGGCCTCCTCGCCCATGGGCCCCTTCTTTGGACTGCCCTGGCAGCAGGAGGCTATCCATGataatatatacacccccagGAAATATCAG GTGGAGCTGTTGGAAGCAGCGTTGGACCACAATACAATAGTGTGTCTGAACTCGGGCTCAGGGAAGACGTTCATTGCCGTACTACTTACTAAAGAGCTGTCCTATCAGATCCGGGGGAACTTTAATAAAGTCGCCAAGAGAACCGTGTTCCTGGTCAACTCCG CTAAACAAGTCGTCCAGCAAGTGTCGGCGGTCCGCACTCACTCGGATCTGAAGGTGGGGGAGTATTCCAGTCTAGACGTTGTGGAGAGTTGGTCGAAGGAGAAATGGAACGAGGAGTTCGTGGCTCATCAG ATTCTGGTCATGACTTGTCACATCTTCCTCCATGTCCTGAAGAGCGAGAGCCTGTCCTTATCCGAAATCAACCTCCTGGTGTTCGACGAATGCCACCTTGCCATCCAGGATCACCCGTATCGCGAGATCATGAAG ATCTGTGAAGGTTGCCAGACGTGTCCGCGGATCTTGGGACTGACCGCCTCCATACTGAACGGGAAATGTGACCCCCGCGACCTAAAAGAGAAGATCCAGAAACTGGAGGAGATTCTGAAGAGTAACGCCGAGACGGCAACTGATCTGGTGGTTTTGGACAG GTACGCCTCTCAGCCTTGTGAGATTGTACTAGACTGTGGCCCCTATCATGACAAAAGCGGGCTCTATCAGCGGCTCTTATCTGAAGTGGACGAAGCGCTTCACTTCTTGGAGGACTGCAACATTCCCATTCTATCGAAAGAGCGAGATTCAACGTCCATCTCCAAGCAG ATTCTCTCAGACTGCCAGGCGGTTCTGCTGGTGCTGGGTCCGTGGTGTGCCGATAAAGTTGCCGGGATGATGGTAAGAGAACTGCAGAAGTACATCAAACACGAGCAGGAAGAGCTGCACCGCAAATTCCTGCTGTTTACAGACACCATCCTGAGGAAGATCCACGCCCTGTGCGAGGAGCACTTCTCCCCCGCCTCCCTCGACTTGAAATTCGTCACCCCCAAAGTCATCAAACTTCTGGAGATCCTGCGCAAGTACAAGCCCTACGAGCGGCAGCAGTTTGAGAGCGTGGAGTGGTACAACAACCGCAACCAGGACAACTACGTGTCGTGGAGCGACTCCGAGGAGGACGACGACGAGGACGAAGAAATCGAGGAGAAAGAGAAGACGGAAACCAGCTTCCCCTCCCCGTTCACCAACATCTTGTGTGGGATCATCTTTGTGGAGCGCAGATACACGGCCGTCGTCTTAAATAG GTTGATAAAGGAGGCCGGGAAGCAGGACCCCGAGCTGGCGTACATTAGCAGCAACTTCATTACTGGACACGGCATCGGAAAGAACCAGCCCCGAAACAAGCAGATGGAAGTGGAGTTCAGAAAACAGGAGGAG GTTCTCCGGAAGTTTCGGGCTCATGAAACCAACCTGCTCATCGCTACCAGCATCGTGGAGGAGGGCGTGGACATCCCAAAATGCAACTTGGTCGTCCGCTTTGACCTGCCATCTGAATACAGGTCTTATGTTCAGTCCAAAGGTCGTGCCAGGGCCCCCATCTCCAACTACATCATGCTGGCCGACACTGACCGGATAAAGGGATTTGAGGAGGATCTAAAAACCTATAAAGCCATTGAGAAG ATCTTGCGGAATAAATGCTCCAAGTCGATGGATTGTGGGGACACCGAGTCTGACCCCGTTGTGGACGATGACGGGATCTTTCCTCCATACGTCTTGCGCCAGGATGATGGCAGCCCAAGGGTTACCCTGAACAACGCCATTGGCCACATTAATCG GTATTGTGCCCGGCTGCCCAGCGACCCGTTCACTCACCTTGCTCCAAAATGTAAATCCCGGGAGGCGTCCGGCGGTCTTTACCAGTCAACCTTATACCTGCCAATCAACTCCCCGCTCAGAGCCCCCATTGTT GGCCCATCCATGAACTGCGCCAGGCTCGCTGAACGAGCGGTGGCTCTCATATGCTGCAAGATGCTGCACCAGATCG GTGAACTGGATGACCATTTAATGCCGGTCGGCAAGGAAACAGTTAAATATGAGGAGGAGCTCGATCTGCACGATGAGGAAGAAACCagcgtcccaggccgaccaggatCCACCAAGAGGAGACAATGCTACCCTAAAGCA ATCCCCGAGTGTCTGCGGAACAGTTATCCGAAGCCCGGCCAGCCGTGTTACCTATATGTGATAGGAATGGTATTGACAACCCCTCTACCAGATGAACTGAACTTCCGGAGGCGCAAGCTCTACCCCCCTGAAGACTCAACCAGATGCTTCGGCATCCTGACTGCCAAACCCATACCTCAG ATCCCGCACTTCCCTGTCTACACCCGGTCTGGAGAAGTGACCATATCGATCGAGCTGAAGAAGTCTGGATTTACGTTAACGTTGCAGCAACTTGAGCTCATCACTCGTCTCCACCAgtacatcttctcacacatccttCGTCTTGAGAAACCTGCACTAGAATTCAAGCCCACGGCAGCCGACGCTGCTTATTGTGTTCTACCTCTCAATGTTG TGAATGACTGCGGCACTTTGGATATAGATTTTACGTTTGTGGAAGATATTGAGAAATCAGAAGCTCGTACTGGCATTCCCAGTACTCAGTATTCAGCCGagaatacttttattttcaaactagaAGACTACCAGGATGCCGTTATCATTCCAAG ATATCGCAACTTTGACCAGCCTCATCGATTCTATGTAGCTGATGTATACACTGACCTTACTCCACTCAGTAAATTCCCTTCCCCAGAATATGAAACGTTTGCTGAATATTATAAAACAAAGTACAACCTCGACTTGACAAACCTCAACCAGCCACTCTTGGATGTCGACCACACCTCGTCACG ACTTAACCTGCTGACTCCGCGGCACCTGAATCAGAAGGGGAAGGCTCTTCCTTTAAGCAGCGCAGAAAAACGGAAAGCCAAGTGGGAAAGTTTACAGAACAAGCAG ATTCTGGTTCCAGAACTTTGCGCTATACATCCCATCCCAGCGTCCCTGTGGCGGAAAGCCGTGTGCCTGCCGAGCATTCTGTATCGCCTGCATTGTCTGCTGACGGCAGAGGAGCTCCGGGCCCAGACAGCAATCGATGCCGGCGTTGGAGTGATGGCTCTTCCTGAGGATTTCCG ATATCCCAACTTGGATTTTGGATGGAAAAGATCCATTGATAGCAAAACCTTCATCTCGAGCCTCAACCCCTTGATATCCGACCCAGGAAGCGACTGTAAACTGGGCGCATCGGCAGTCCCTGACCACGGAGCTAAACTGGAGGCCCCTGCAGAAAACCATGACCAAATGCCTGTGAATTGTTCCGCGCCCTGTCCAAAATCTCCCAGCATCCTCCAGGCATCTCATGCGTCAG